The genomic DNA TGGGTTGGCTCATCAACAAATGATACTTTCGATGACATCAATCCCGCAACGCTGGACAAACTTGCATCATTTCAGGTTGCATCCAGCGACGACGTATCACGTGCTGTCACATCAGCACAGGAAGCTTTTACGACCTGGAGCGAGACACCGCCCCCTAAACGGGCATATATACTCTTCAAAGCAGCCCGCATCCTGGAAGAGCGAAAAGAGGAACTGGCAAGACTCCTCACCCGGGAAATGGGGAAGGTCATATCAGAAGCAAAGGGCGATATCCAGGAAGCTATAGACATCACCCTGTATGCTGCCGGTGAAGGCCGCCGCATGTTCGGTGAGACCACCACTTCTGAATTGAAGAACAAGTTCTGCATGACCATACTGCGCCCCATCGGCGTCATCGGGATGATAACACCCTGGAATTTCCCCATGGCCATCCCGGCCTGGAAAGTGATGCCCGCACTGGTGGCCGGAAATACTATCGTCATGAAACCGGCAAGTGACACCCCGCTATTGACCATCCGAATGGTGGAAGTGCTCATGGAAGCAGGACTTCCACCCGGGGTCATCAACCTGGTGTTCGGGCCCGGAAGTACCGTGGGAAGTGCCATCGTCCATCATCCTGATATCAGGGCCATATCCTTTACCGGCAGCCTGGAAACCGGGAAATGGATCGTGAGCGAGTGCGGCAAGGAGATGAAACGGGTATCTGTGGAACTGGGCGGTAAGAACCCCATCATAGTCATGGA from ANME-2 cluster archaeon includes the following:
- a CDS encoding aldehyde dehydrogenase family protein yields the protein MVQEYKLLINGEWVGSSTNDTFDDINPATLDKLASFQVASSDDVSRAVTSAQEAFTTWSETPPPKRAYILFKAARILEERKEELARLLTREMGKVISEAKGDIQEAIDITLYAAGEGRRMFGETTTSELKNKFCMTILRPIGVIGMITPWNFPMAIPAWKVMPALVAGNTIVMKPASDTPLLTIRMVEVLMEAGLPPGVINLVFGPGSTVGSAIVHHPDIRAISFTGSLETGKWIVSECGKEMKRVSVELGGKNPIIVMDDADLDLAVDGVIWGAFGTTGQRCTAASRVIVHEKVKAAFTDKLLARTRALKLGDGLLPETDIGPVINQSQLDKIEHYARIGQDEGAVLLMGGKVAEPGLPGYFFEPTIFTDVGQDMRIAREEIFGPVVALISVSGLDEAIEAANNTAYGLSSSIYTRDMTSAFRAIEKIDAGITYINASTIGAEVHLPFGGVKGTGNGFREAGTDAIKEFTEVKAVYFDYSGKLQKAQID